tgaCATTCGGAAAAATATGGTTTACTTATTTTAGCATACCTCCGGTTTTACTTGGCCTATTAACgcaatttaaaaactggtgtGTAGTTTATAACGTGCACTTTAAGCACAAGTTGAAAGTGAGACTGGGGGAGGCGGAGTCTTGCTGCTACGCCGTCACAAACCAGACGGTATAAGCCTATGGACCCCTATGGTTTAACGTATTGAAACTCGCGGATGAAAAATTCGATACCTTccaattgtggaaaaaaatcgaTAAATATTGTAGAATCGATATAATTATACAGCCCTAAAAgacagtgtgaaaaaaaaaattcagatcaatatataaacataaacttTATAGAAGAAGGTTCATTATTTACCTGAAACTATGGCACAAAACAATGGCATGAAAAGGTTTTACTGCTATAAATTATAGATGTAATTTTGGTGTTAATTGACCCGTCATTGGTTTTCTTCAAAAGCTGATCTAGTAGTTGTTGCAGGGCAGGAAGTAGCTGTTTCTCAGCAGACGCAGCATCTGCCCCGTCCTTGAGCTGAACTCGTACATGTAGGGACCACTGTAGAGGTAGGTGAAACCTGCAGAGCAGAGATGATACGTGTAAGTGAGGAAAAACGAACTGGATTGGACAGAATCACTGCAgtcatttagtcattttattaatCATGTGCTTTTGGAAGCAACTCACCTCTGTGCTGTAAAGCTGCTGTCACCTTCCTGGTCATTCCAGAGAAGGTTTTATCAACTCGCTTTGGGAATCCTGAGTCCATCGCCTTTGTAGTCTCATCATAGCTGAAAAGGAAGAAACAGATAGAATCAGTATTTCTCCTCAAAAAAGCAGGAAACACTTTGGTTGTGTGCAAACTAGGAAAAAACTAATCCAAGAGAAGAAAATTGACAGCAAACTCTGTTGGACTGCTCTTCACATATAAACATTTCACCATTCATTTCTGGTCTTTCTTGAACACACCTGTAGTAATTGCTGCCAATGAAGAAGAGAGTCTTGCCAGTCTCTGGGTCATTGAGGGCCGCATCGACTTTCTTGACTTTCTTGGGCAAACCAAAGCTGGAAATCGATTTGGGATAACCATGTACCAAATCATAGCCACTGAAAGCCCAAACTTGACGACCTGtcaagaaaaaattattttggtgaAGCTATTTGGGTGACATATAAAAATGCAATCAATAAACAAAGATATCAAATACCTTTAAAGTAAAAGACTCTGTCTGACTGATGACTCTCGTAAGCAGCATCAACACTGTCAGGGGCGTTGGGCCAGAAGTTTGCTATGAGAGTTTGCTGAGAGATGTAACTCTGGGGGTGGATACGCCAGAAGAAGCTGAGAAAAGACATAGAGAAGCTAAGCTACATATTGGAGCCGATTTTTTGAAAAGTTAACTGTTGACTCCAGCTGGCGTTATTGGAGACTTAAGTTTCTACCATACCCGTTCTTGAAGAACAGCATCTCTCCTCGTAGTGTGGCAACAGCATCCAAGACCAGGGAGGAATCACAGGCATCAGGAGTGGGGGGAGCAGTTGGTCCAGGAGGAATTGGATCCTCGTTTTTGCCTGTGTATTAAAATTGAATCCCAGCAATTAATAATGAACAAGttcagaaaatacttttttactctgttgcaagtttgttaaaacaaaataaagtaaaataaaataaaagggcATTTTTTGGTACAAACCATAAAGCGACTGGATGCCTCTGACATCATCTTGTGGCAGAACAAACGTGTCTGGGTTTCGGTACGAGTACACAGGGGCCATGAGAGCACCAGGGTCTTTAGAGTGGGACAAACCCAGAGAGTGTCCGAACTCATGGGCTGCAACCAGGAAGAGGACGTAGCCTAGGAAACGGAGGATGAGTTACACCTCTTGTTGGACCAATCAGGTCATAAGAAGAGCTGGAAGAGTGGTTGCCGACTATAAAGAATAAACTTACTTTCAGTGGAGCGGAAGGTGAAGGTCTCATCATCGTTAAAGTGTACATCTCCTCCGATGCCGGACGAAGGAGGAAAGGCGTGAGCAAGATAACCGCCAGTACCATAAAAAGGGCTATTGTCACCATGtgctgttagaaaaaaaattactttaaatttgaACAAAGAGAACTTTTTCAAGAACGTCCaataaaataagcataaaaacGAGTTTGATACTCACCACCATGACTAAAAGAGATCATGATGTCTGCTATGCCACTGTAAATCCTTGTGAATCTGAGGGGAGTAACTTTGGCCCAAACCTGAAGAGCTTTCTCAATGGATTCATCTACCTCTGCTGCAGACATGTCTGGTGTGTAGTTCTCTATCctgaagaaaggagaaaaatgttcCACATTAAACCACAGACAACATCTGTGATAGTACACATCACTGAATAGCTGATCTTCTGAGATCTCTCACCTGTATGTGAGGTCATTCTTGTCCCATTTCAGATTGTTTTCAGCAGTGGAGACCAGACCAAGGGGTTTTTCTAAAACGCCGCAGCGTGGCTTCTTCATCATGGCCAAGGTGTCAGCATCCAGGTTCCCTGTGATCTGAAGGCCAAAGAATTTTTGCATCTCCATCAGCTTCTTAGACACTGAGCTGATGCCACTTCTGAATGTTGGACCTCTTTCCTCTGTCAGGTTGAAAAATCTCTTCAGATAGTTCTGGTGGAAAGAAAGAACAGAGAGGCTTCAGTCTGCTGCTCTCTATGTGCTAGTCAACATATCATTTGTTGAATTAAAAGAGCATTTAAGTTTCTTACTACAAAGTACGCTCAATAAACGTCAAATACACATACCTCTGCAAACTTCTCATCCTGCTGTGTGGGCTGCGACACCGGCATGCAGAACACTGCAGCCGAAAGGCTCAGGAGAAAACTCAGCGTGACCGTCTTCATGTTTCCTTGTTGAACTCAACTTGTCTCCCCCATCTAGAGGGAGCCGTTATAAAGGGCCTGGACAGGTTGTGTTGAGCAACGACATACTGGAGTTACGCTTTTTCTGGagaattttgttcatttgacaCAAAAGTTCCCAAAAAATTTCCCTGTAATTATGACACATTAAATACTGTCCACATGTACCATGGAAAGACCTTTCCTGTGTCATTAAAATGCAGTACTCCTGTTGTGTTAGTGCTGCTAAGCATGGTGAAGAAAACACATCGATTCTGCTTAAATGGTTTATTTATATCAGATAGAAAAGATAAAGTATATATAACAACCTTGTAGTGACTTGTAAGTGGGAGACCCTGTAGAGGAAACTCATTCCAGCAGCCTGTATGCATGATTACGTTCTTTTGGTCACTACCCAAAGTTTGTGACTGTAGATGCCTGTAGGAACGGAGATCAACTGGTAAATTGAGGCCTTCGCCTTTTGACCCACCTCTCTCTTCCCCACAACAGATcagtacagcgcccgcttcTCTGCAGATGCAGCACTAATCTGCCTATCGATCTCACACTGCACTTTTCCCTCAGTACTGAACAAGATCCAGAGATACATAAACTTCTCCCCTTAGCGCAGGACCTCTATGCCAACCAGAAAAGGCACTccacccttttccggctcaagaccatggcttTGGATtaggaggcactgatcctcagaCAAGGTGCATCCCCAAAGGCCCCTCATGATGATTGTCACCAATGGAAGCAGAGTTCCCTCTCTCAGATGCTGGCATTTCAGCCATGTAAAGCTGGGTACAGCCTGAAGACAAGATTTGGGCTCCCCTTGAGGAGGGgcggggtggggggggggggggtaaatgtatttgacagattttttttgaccTTGTAAAATATGTGAATGTAGCTCATTCTGGCAtcctgctttaaaataaataaataaaagttgcagCTTATTCTGCCTTTCAAAGAAAGACTTTGGCACCAGGATGGGAGTCTAATGTTTacaaatctaacaaaaacatgtttgattctACCATAATTCTGATCATTAGACATGTGACTCAAAGGAAAAAGGCTTTATTGGAGCAGAGAGTTTTTGAGTCAGCAGGTTGGTTTACTGTTTAATCCTCGTAGGCCTGTATTAATGTAAGCCTTGTATGTTCTGCATTGTGAATCTAAAGCTACATTCTGTCAGCAGTTGCACAACACAGGACGGTGAGAGGAACGACAATGACTGATGAGCAATGTGCCGTCTGCGAAAAATTGATCAACAGCGATTGCAGATactcacaaaaacatttcaataataaaCACTTACTAGAATATGAAACCAtatattattgtttcatttataaaaatatgtaccAGACATGAGGCTTTTCTATATTCCAGGTTACAGACCACAAAGTCACAGtttcagaaagaagaagaatggaCTTTATTCATAATGCCCCTTTTATCAAATTGAGATCTCAAATTGCACGTTCACATGCTGGTGATGGCAAGCTACTGGtctgtagccacagctgccctggggcagtctgGCAGAAACGAGACTGCCATCATGACCACCACCAACAAGGTGGGTGAAGTGACTTGCTCAAGGACACCCAGATACATGCAAtctctttttgtttagaaaaaatatctaataCAGGTATTGCTGtcattcatttcattcaatatttgttgcaaatctttaaaaaaaaaagtagaaaaattaaacaaacattttttaaattgtacagTGGCTTTGATAGATGGTATAAATTTCCCTTCTTTCAACACTATTACACACTGAGGTATGACTTTTAACCACTTCCCTACAGTATTAGTTCCCAGGGTCACAAATACTGTCGTTACTGCCGGAGAGAGACCTTTTCCTGTGACTATACACACTCTGCAATGTCATCGTCAGGCCATTTCATCATCAGGATATGTGCTTGTTACCCTTTCCCATCTCGCAGTCCATTAGGTCGTTAGCTCTGCTGACGGAGACAACACGGTTCTGGCCAAAGTCGTATTTATATTGCTTGTTTCCCTTGAAGAAGTTCACAAATCCTGCAGGAAATGAAGAGTCGATTATGAGGTTCAGACAGAGTGCTTCAAAAGGTATTCACAAGCTTTGCTCTgaagcaggggtgggcaactccaggcctcgagggccggtctcctgcaacttttagatgtgtctctacttcaacacacctgagtcaaataatgaggtcattagcaggactctggagaacttgactgcacttaggaggtgtttcagctgttggattcaagcgtgttggaccagggagacatctaagagttgcaggacaacggccctcgaggaccaggattgcccacccctggtctaaagCAATGTTtggttataaaataatatctcAAGCAGCTACTAGGGTTCTGTTTAATTCATCATCTGAACATGAAAAGGTACGACACAACTGCAGCCCTTCACAAATATCTATCTAACCTGACATGTCATGCAAAGAGAGCACCTATGATCACTCtgggggagctgcagagatccagagCTCACAAAGGAGAATTTGTTCATAGAACAAGAATCATTCAAACACTccataaatttgtattttatggaAGAGTAACAACAAAAGAGcatttattgaaagaaatttaaatttatttaactttaaatgtgtggcaacatgtgaacatttttgtcCACCTAAACTCACAGAGACTGAGCTGTTGTGGAAAGAGGAGTTTGGCGTAGTCTATAGCTgtaaagctggtagaaacaAGACTCACTatagttttcagattttatttataaaaatattttaaattcttgcACCATTTTATTCTCACCAGGTAAATTATCcactataaataataaataatcaaggggtatgaatgcttttgcaagatTCTCTATGTAACAGTACTCATTGAAAATGACTGTAACAAATGTAGGTTTAATGTTATTGGCCTGAAGCCAATTGTGCCATTAGAAGGGAAGTTTTTGGACATTCTTCGTGGTTTATACCAGGCTTGAAAAACAGCTATTGACAGATAACACAGATCTGTAGGTTTATATCCTGAAAACAgattctgtgtaaaaaaaaaacaaaaaaactgcaacaagaTTTTCAAAGTGATGACCGGAAAGTCAAAATTCAACCTTAAAATACAGTGGAAGATAATGACGGtttttaccccccccccccaaaaaatgctaatttaaaaaaacaactgaaatcgCATTTCCtgtgcattttgtttctgtaaagccacaaaaaacaaacagaagagagATTATTTAACTACCCTCATAGTAGACAGCTGCGTCTAAAGGGAATGGGATTTCCAGCCACTGTTGCTCGATGAGCATTGGTGATCCCTCCATCACGGCCCGCAGTTCATTGTACCTAAATATGACACACATTTGGGTAAACGGATGTTATTTGCTTCTTGGCATCATTGAGTAACAACATGATACACTGTGTGAGTCAAAATATTCTTCTGCATtcacatgggaaaaatgttctCTTGTTTCATCAGAACCGAAAAGGAAGCAGAACATCTGGTCTACTCTGTACCCAATAACAGAGTTTGTCAGAACAGGGCTGCTGTGAATTCCCTCCTAAACTCAGTCCAGCCACCTTGCAGTGGAAGTTCCTTTTGGCCACTTATTTCCAGGTTCTCGTTCTCAATAATCATAGGTGAGAGTTGGAATACTGTATactgtattttccagactatagagagcacctcactataagctgcatctacaattttaaaaaaaaacaacaactggaaacgtacatatataagccgcaccgggctataagcctcTGGTATCTCCGTATCTCGATTTTGCACAAAGACCTCTGCAGCCCTCTGCATTCATTAAGGAGCAGCCCTGCGTCTCCAACGCTGAACCATGGAGACGCAGCGGCTTACATGCCAcggctctatttccctcctgtactgccagatcgatagccttcaacttaaaagcggCGTCTTCGTCTTGTTTCTATGATGAGGGGGTTTGAGTTTGAACACATTTctccgtcgtgcctgctgctagcatgtgcttgttctaaatgaaaatcagcactttctgctttgatttccaattttgacttccaatgattcacttcctgctatttagccccctggtggttgaagaaaaagccacagaaaagccgcaccgggctataaactgcatggttcaaagcgtgggaaaaaagtagcagTTTTTAGTCCGAAAAATACAGTAGACAGATTAGCAGATTAGAACCTGGATTATTTTCAGATATCCATCTCCCGTTCCCCTTCCTTCCTACAGTACATTGTCGCTTTTAGATGAGATATGCAAGTGGATTATACAGTATGTTGATTTTACAAATTGAATGTAAGATCTCTTCTCCATTTGTCCCAGCatgacacaaatagccaaatcaaagaaaaagatGGGAAATGCGAGAATGTGACCGACCTCCAACACTCATGGCCGGTGAAGAACACAGTGTAGCGATCTCTTCTGAAGTGCAGAGCAGCATCCACTGACTTTATTCTGGAGGGGAAGCCCAGGTTTGAGATGTTTCTGGGAAAACCTTCCTGTAGCATTAACTGCTGTACTTTCCAGTACTGATCACCTgcaagaaaaatacttttttttttttttgtcttcaaaacCACCACATAAACATCTCATGTGTGCTTGTAGTTCGGGTGAGactcattttaaaactcatGTAGAGCTTCTGTCTAGAGTCCTCATTCCATCATGTCTTACCTTTGAAAAATAAGATAAAGTTTTTCTCCACGTTCTCATACACAGCATCCAGGTGAGACGGTACAGAGTCCGACCACAGGCTGCTGATGAGGGTGATGCGTGTTTCAACAAAACTGGGATGTTTTCGCCACATGAATCTGCAAAGTCAGAAAGCTCTGGAGTAAATCAGTCAtcttcaacagaaaaaaaaagcacactcTTGAGGAAACACACACCTGTCTTTGAAAAACACCACCTCTTGTTGTAATTCGGTCACAGCATCAAAGGACAGATCTGGATCGCATTTGTCAGGGGTTTTGGGAGGAGGGCTTTTTAGTGACTGTAAGTGGAAGTTGGGGTTTTCACCTGaggcaacaaaagaaaacaacataacCTTAGATGAACTGTTTTATCCCACCCCGGTGGAACTACTGTTTACAGTGCtgtgcaaaaaatattactgaatcAAGTCACTAAATAATAGCCTTGTTCATTCAGTAGGACTGTAAATGTTCAAGacttgccacgggagattaaaggattcctcaaacatgcatgaaagaatcaaggcaacactccagggatgtttatttttttttgatgaggaaattaTAATATAACATTATAATAAGAGTTGAGCttcaaaaaaagttgattttgcataatactgcctctttactGACTGTAAACAGAGATGTGTGCAGAATGAGAAACCTGTGTCTGCATCATGACGAGACAAagaatttttttgcaaaacatagaGAGCACGAAATGATCTTCATTTAGGCTGAATCGATTTCTTTTGTGACTGTGGTTTTAATTGTTGGGCATGTCTGTGGTGAGGAGTGGTGTCAGCGGGTCGAGGTCGGAACAAACAAATCTGATGAGcttgaaaataaactttgaaaagcttttgaTCACATGTTGCCTTCAGCTTGTAGAGAGGTTGCAAATGACTCTTCAAAAGTGTGAAGAGTTACTTTCACACGGTTtcatcatcgttcacaacttatTCTTTTCGCCAACTGGCCCAGTTAAAATTCTGCTGGGATTCCAGcacaatgggagaaatcccagacgaGGCACTGATAGGAGATTGAAATTGACCGAAATTATGTTGGAAAGCAATGGCTGAGCAAGAAGAAACTAGGATTTTTAGGAAAGTTGATCAAATTATGGACAGTATTCATTGCTAGTGAACCTCCAGGTCCACCTCCTAATCTGGCCTCACCAGATAGAGTTTAAAGTCGCAGTATTGTGTAAGAtcaactttttgagctttatatcacgttataatgttattccctcaacgaaaatttactttgattctttcatgcatgtttcagaaatcctttaatctcccatggcaaccgttcagctgtgcaaaacgccttggaggatgaagctcctcctcggtGCTGCAGCTTCCAAGCTTCCCCCTAACAGAGCAGCCGTCGCCTGCGACTCCccccctcagctccttcagactagccagcagcaattagcaaacacctggtggaactgatcTGCTGACATCAgtatacgagctacttctcagtgcatcGCTGGCAAAGACGCTGTTAAAGGGCGAGTAAAGGAGCGATGGACTGATGAATCCCAaatgcagagtttcagaaagagcaggagtttgtttttaaagacacagagacaaTTTCAAAGCGTCAAATTACaatgtcagatttcttttacatAGTGCATTATAATGACAGTATGTGGAAAATACATAGTACTGcctcttttaaaaaagaaccaaatatgaatgaaaatctGTGTGTTCACCTGAAGAATGCTGTGGAcaagaaatacaaacagaaattCAATCTGATGGCTTTGGAGAATTTTCTGTGGCCAAACGCAAGATGCGGTATGTAGAACATACGACTGACTAGCTGAGAAGGGACTTCTCACAACCCACACAGCATAAGCCTTTGGATTCACGCTCACCGTAAAGGTGCTGGATGCGCTTCACGTCGTCAAAGGAGAGCTCCAAACTGGGTGCAAAGTTGTAAGCTGGGTACATAATGGATCCAGGGTCAGGCGAGTGGGAGAGACCAAGAGCATGGCCGAATTCATGAGCTGCAACAACAGGCAGGCTGATACCTGAAGCGGGATGACGGGTCACACACATTCAAAATCAGTACAAACCCTCAGAAACCCAGAGGAATGTTAGGAGTTGGTGCCAACAGGAGTGAACAGCAAGATTCTAGCATTTAACTCCTTTTTAAAATCCCGTACCAGTAGAATTTAAAGTCCATTCCTCCTCAGAATCGAAGTGCACATCCCCTCCTATTCCTAGACCAGGGAGGAAGGCATGAGCCAGAGCTCCCCCTTTGCCAGAGAAAGGAAATCCATCGCCATGGTCTGCTGAAAACACCGCTGTGTTATCGATTTAGATGatacacttttttaaaatcatcagGGGGTCATCACAAAGCTCACCTCCGCTGACAAAAGCAATGCCAACATCAGCCTCTTTTGCTGCCCTCCTGCGGAATCTAATGAGGGAAACGCTGGACCACAGCTTCAGCGCTCTCCTGATGGCTTTGTGAGTCCGACTGGCTGGGAAAGGGAGATTTTCACCAGCAATCCTGCAgagacacattttcatttagtttacATGAAgccatgtgaaatatttaagcGACATAAAGAAGAGTTAAATATTCCTCAGATCTGCCATCGCAGGTTTGATAAGCGAAGCCTACGAGAATACGTGTAAACTTCTCTTACACCTACTCTTGTAGCAACAGCTTTATACATTTGAGATCTCACTTTTAAACACATGACAAGGTTTTCAAACTGATGCCACAGGGAGCCACTTCATTTGTAGGCCTGTAGCCTCTGCCTTGCCTTTCCATGACGTATGAGtgtgcacacacacgcaaagTGTGTGTGCACACTATGTGTGTGcacatgacaaaatgaaaacaactttcCTAACTATTCCTTTATTGTTCTTAgagaattttcttttgaaacaaaaaatttactttctttGTTGTTATTCTTCACGGGTATTAAATTTCATTGTTTATCATCTTACTGTGACACAAGCTTCATTCTGTAATATGTCTTTCTTATCCTTATCCTTCTGGAAATTCATAGAAAAGCAGCTAATGATGCTACTGTTCTTTTGATTCATCTTAGTGCATTATTAGGTAACACTTtgtttgaaggggtgtgcataagactgatgTAA
This region of Xiphophorus hellerii strain 12219 chromosome 11, Xiphophorus_hellerii-4.1, whole genome shotgun sequence genomic DNA includes:
- the LOC116729022 gene encoding matrix metalloproteinase-18; the encoded protein is MNVLCMTFLTLMKLHQSPAGASPLRIPAAPPQPPAGPSEADQKFAEEYLHHFYGYQPKPDRRKRAAASRDDSNQTGFCDKVKKMQRFFGLTPDGKLSEETLTVMKKPRCGLSDVEPHEGAVRWRKRTISYRIAGENLPFPASRTHKAIRRALKLWSSVSLIRFRRRAAKEADVGIAFVSGDHGDGFPFSGKGGALAHAFLPGLGIGGDVHFDSEEEWTLNSTGISLPVVAAHEFGHALGLSHSPDPGSIMYPAYNFAPSLELSFDDVKRIQHLYGENPNFHLQSLKSPPPKTPDKCDPDLSFDAVTELQQEVVFFKDRFMWRKHPSFVETRITLISSLWSDSVPSHLDAVYENVEKNFILFFKGDQYWKVQQLMLQEGFPRNISNLGFPSRIKSVDAALHFRRDRYTVFFTGHECWRYNELRAVMEGSPMLIEQQWLEIPFPLDAAVYYEGFVNFFKGNKQYKYDFGQNRVVSVSRANDLMDCEMGKGNKHIS
- the LOC116729024 gene encoding collagenase 3-like, translated to MKTVTLSFLLSLSAAVFCMPVSQPTQQDEKFAENYLKRFFNLTEERGPTFRSGISSVSKKLMEMQKFFGLQITGNLDADTLAMMKKPRCGVLEKPLGLVSTAENNLKWDKNDLTYRIENYTPDMSAAEVDESIEKALQVWAKVTPLRFTRIYSGIADIMISFSHGAHGDNSPFYGTGGYLAHAFPPSSGIGGDVHFNDDETFTFRSTESYVLFLVAAHEFGHSLGLSHSKDPGALMAPVYSYRNPDTFVLPQDDVRGIQSLYGKNEDPIPPGPTAPPTPDACDSSLVLDAVATLRGEMLFFKNGFFWRIHPQSYISQQTLIANFWPNAPDSVDAAYESHQSDRVFYFKGRQVWAFSGYDLVHGYPKSISSFGLPKKVKKVDAALNDPETGKTLFFIGSNYYSYDETTKAMDSGFPKRVDKTFSGMTRKVTAALQHRGFTYLYSGPYMYEFSSRTGQMLRLLRNSYFLPCNNY